The proteins below come from a single Vicugna pacos chromosome 13, VicPac4, whole genome shotgun sequence genomic window:
- the TNFRSF25 gene encoding tumor necrosis factor receptor superfamily member 25 isoform X4 produces MEPRPGGSAAVVAAALLLLLLGAQGQASTPSPRCDCGHNSHKRNGLVCCRGCPAGHYLKAPCTEACGAATCLPCPQGTFLAWENHHETRCARCQACDEQAPQVALKNCSAVADTHCGCKPGWFMECVVSRCLHGSPFRCRPCTDCGALHRHVRVPCSSRDTQCGTCLPGFYEYGNSCVSCPTPSPPLAGAPLGAVLSPVWLSVAGGRVGGGLEMQWESWEEPRGDWGMATTHHPPAALSVFWVQVLLAGLVVPLLLGATLTYTYRRCRPCKPRFPADKAGTEALTSLQATHVSPSDSAHTFLAPPSSSEKVCTVQLVGNSWTSGSPQTQEAPCPEVTWSWDQLPSRALGPPPPPPTPPAGSAATMLQPGPQLYDVMDAVPARRWKEFVRTLGLREAEIEAVEVEVGRFRDQQYEMLKRWRQQQPAGLGAVYAALERMGLDGCAEDLRSRLQRGP; encoded by the exons ATGGAGCCACGGCCGGGGGGAAGTGCGGCAGTGGTGGCTGCG GCTCTCCTCCTCCTGCTACTGggtgcccagggccaggccagcaCTCCCAGCCCCAGGTGTGACTGTGGCCACAACTCCCACAAGAGGAATGGTCTGGTCTGTTGCAGGGGCTGTCCAGCAG GGCACTACCTGAAGGCCCCCTGCACGGAGGCTTGTGGTGCTGCCACCTGCCTCCCGTGCCCCCAGGGCACCTTCCTGGCCTGGGAGAACCACCATGAGACCCGCTGTGCACGCTGCCAGGCCTGTGATGAGCAGG CCCCCCAGGTGGCCCTGAAGAACTGCTCCGCGGTGGCGGACACCCACTGTGGCTGCAAGCCTGGCTGGTTCATGGAGTGCGTCGTCAGCCGGTGCCTCCACGGCTCTCCCTTCCGCTGCCGCCCGTGCACGGACTGCGGGGCCCTGCATCGCCACGTGCGGGTGCCCT GTTCCAGCAGAGACACCCAATGTGGGACCTGCCTGCCTGGCTTCTATGAATATGGGAACAGCTGTGTGTCCTGTC ccaccccatcccctccccttgCAGGAGCACCCTTGGGAGCTGTCCTGAGCCCTGTGTGGCTGTCTGTGGCTGGAGGCAGAGTAGGTGGTGGGCTGGAAATGCAATGGGAGAGCTGGGAGGAGCCAAGGGGAGATTGGGGGATGGCTaccacccaccacccaccagcTGCTCTTTCAGTGTTCTGGGTCCAGGTGCTACTGGCAGGCCTGGTGGTCCCACTCCTGCTTGGTGCCACCCTGACCTACACGTATCGCCGCTGCCGGCCTTGCAAGCCCAGATTTCCTG CAGACAAAGCGGGGACAGAGGCCCTGACCTCCCTGCAG GCCACCCACGTCTCACCCTCCGACAGTGCCCACACCTTTCTGGCACCACCCAGCAGCAGTGAGAAGGTCTGCACCGTCCAGTTGGTAGGCAACAGCTGGACCTCTGGCTCTCCCCAGACCCAGGAGGCTCCCTGCCCGGAGGTGACTTGGTCCTGGGACCAGCTGCCCAGCAGAGCTCTTG gcccgccgccgcctccgcccaCGCCCCCTGCAGGCTCGGCGGCCACCATGCTCCAGCCCGGCCCGCAACTCTACGACGTGATGGACGCGGTGCCCGCGCGGCGCTGGAAGGAGTTCGTGCGCACGCTGGGGCTGCGCGAGGCGGAGATCGAGGCAGTGGAGGTGGAGGTCGGCCGCTTCCGCGACCAGCAATACGAGATGCTCAAGCGCTGGCGCCAGCAGCAGCCCGCGGGCTTGGGCGCCGTCTACGCGGCTCTGGAGCGCATGGGCCTGGACGGCTGCGCCGAGGACCTGCGGAGTCGCTTGCAGCGGGGCCCGTGA
- the TNFRSF25 gene encoding tumor necrosis factor receptor superfamily member 25 isoform X2 yields MEPRPGGSAAVVAAALLLLLLGAQGQASTPSPRCDCGHNSHKRNGLVCCRGCPAGHYLKAPCTEACGAATCLPCPQGTFLAWENHHETRCARCQACDEQAPQVALKNCSAVADTHCGCKPGWFMECVVSRCLHGSPFRCRPCTDCGALHRHVRVPCSSRDTQCGTCLPGFYEYGNSCVSCPTSTLGSCPEPCVAVCGWRQMFWVQVLLAGLVVPLLLGATLTYTYRRCRPCKPRFPDKAGTEALTSLQATHVSPSDSAHTFLAPPSSSEKVCTVQLVGNSWTSGSPQTQEAPCPEVTWSWDQLPSRALGPPPPPPTPPAGSAATMLQPGPQLYDVMDAVPARRWKEFVRTLGLREAEIEAVEVEVGRFRDQQYEMLKRWRQQQPAGLGAVYAALERMGLDGCAEDLRSRLQRGP; encoded by the exons ATGGAGCCACGGCCGGGGGGAAGTGCGGCAGTGGTGGCTGCG GCTCTCCTCCTCCTGCTACTGggtgcccagggccaggccagcaCTCCCAGCCCCAGGTGTGACTGTGGCCACAACTCCCACAAGAGGAATGGTCTGGTCTGTTGCAGGGGCTGTCCAGCAG GGCACTACCTGAAGGCCCCCTGCACGGAGGCTTGTGGTGCTGCCACCTGCCTCCCGTGCCCCCAGGGCACCTTCCTGGCCTGGGAGAACCACCATGAGACCCGCTGTGCACGCTGCCAGGCCTGTGATGAGCAGG CCCCCCAGGTGGCCCTGAAGAACTGCTCCGCGGTGGCGGACACCCACTGTGGCTGCAAGCCTGGCTGGTTCATGGAGTGCGTCGTCAGCCGGTGCCTCCACGGCTCTCCCTTCCGCTGCCGCCCGTGCACGGACTGCGGGGCCCTGCATCGCCACGTGCGGGTGCCCT GTTCCAGCAGAGACACCCAATGTGGGACCTGCCTGCCTGGCTTCTATGAATATGGGAACAGCTGTGTGTCCTGTCCCAC GAGCACCCTTGGGAGCTGTCCTGAGCCCTGTGTGGCTGTCTGTGGCTGGAGGCAGA TGTTCTGGGTCCAGGTGCTACTGGCAGGCCTGGTGGTCCCACTCCTGCTTGGTGCCACCCTGACCTACACGTATCGCCGCTGCCGGCCTTGCAAGCCCAGATTTCCTG ACAAAGCGGGGACAGAGGCCCTGACCTCCCTGCAG GCCACCCACGTCTCACCCTCCGACAGTGCCCACACCTTTCTGGCACCACCCAGCAGCAGTGAGAAGGTCTGCACCGTCCAGTTGGTAGGCAACAGCTGGACCTCTGGCTCTCCCCAGACCCAGGAGGCTCCCTGCCCGGAGGTGACTTGGTCCTGGGACCAGCTGCCCAGCAGAGCTCTTG gcccgccgccgcctccgcccaCGCCCCCTGCAGGCTCGGCGGCCACCATGCTCCAGCCCGGCCCGCAACTCTACGACGTGATGGACGCGGTGCCCGCGCGGCGCTGGAAGGAGTTCGTGCGCACGCTGGGGCTGCGCGAGGCGGAGATCGAGGCAGTGGAGGTGGAGGTCGGCCGCTTCCGCGACCAGCAATACGAGATGCTCAAGCGCTGGCGCCAGCAGCAGCCCGCGGGCTTGGGCGCCGTCTACGCGGCTCTGGAGCGCATGGGCCTGGACGGCTGCGCCGAGGACCTGCGGAGTCGCTTGCAGCGGGGCCCGTGA
- the TNFRSF25 gene encoding tumor necrosis factor receptor superfamily member 25 isoform X1: MEPRPGGSAAVVAAALLLLLLGAQGQASTPSPRCDCGHNSHKRNGLVCCRGCPAGHYLKAPCTEACGAATCLPCPQGTFLAWENHHETRCARCQACDEQAPQVALKNCSAVADTHCGCKPGWFMECVVSRCLHGSPFRCRPCTDCGALHRHVRVPCSSRDTQCGTCLPGFYEYGNSCVSCPTSTLGSCPEPCVAVCGWRQMFWVQVLLAGLVVPLLLGATLTYTYRRCRPCKPRFPADKAGTEALTSLQATHVSPSDSAHTFLAPPSSSEKVCTVQLVGNSWTSGSPQTQEAPCPEVTWSWDQLPSRALGPPPPPPTPPAGSAATMLQPGPQLYDVMDAVPARRWKEFVRTLGLREAEIEAVEVEVGRFRDQQYEMLKRWRQQQPAGLGAVYAALERMGLDGCAEDLRSRLQRGP; encoded by the exons ATGGAGCCACGGCCGGGGGGAAGTGCGGCAGTGGTGGCTGCG GCTCTCCTCCTCCTGCTACTGggtgcccagggccaggccagcaCTCCCAGCCCCAGGTGTGACTGTGGCCACAACTCCCACAAGAGGAATGGTCTGGTCTGTTGCAGGGGCTGTCCAGCAG GGCACTACCTGAAGGCCCCCTGCACGGAGGCTTGTGGTGCTGCCACCTGCCTCCCGTGCCCCCAGGGCACCTTCCTGGCCTGGGAGAACCACCATGAGACCCGCTGTGCACGCTGCCAGGCCTGTGATGAGCAGG CCCCCCAGGTGGCCCTGAAGAACTGCTCCGCGGTGGCGGACACCCACTGTGGCTGCAAGCCTGGCTGGTTCATGGAGTGCGTCGTCAGCCGGTGCCTCCACGGCTCTCCCTTCCGCTGCCGCCCGTGCACGGACTGCGGGGCCCTGCATCGCCACGTGCGGGTGCCCT GTTCCAGCAGAGACACCCAATGTGGGACCTGCCTGCCTGGCTTCTATGAATATGGGAACAGCTGTGTGTCCTGTCCCAC GAGCACCCTTGGGAGCTGTCCTGAGCCCTGTGTGGCTGTCTGTGGCTGGAGGCAGA TGTTCTGGGTCCAGGTGCTACTGGCAGGCCTGGTGGTCCCACTCCTGCTTGGTGCCACCCTGACCTACACGTATCGCCGCTGCCGGCCTTGCAAGCCCAGATTTCCTG CAGACAAAGCGGGGACAGAGGCCCTGACCTCCCTGCAG GCCACCCACGTCTCACCCTCCGACAGTGCCCACACCTTTCTGGCACCACCCAGCAGCAGTGAGAAGGTCTGCACCGTCCAGTTGGTAGGCAACAGCTGGACCTCTGGCTCTCCCCAGACCCAGGAGGCTCCCTGCCCGGAGGTGACTTGGTCCTGGGACCAGCTGCCCAGCAGAGCTCTTG gcccgccgccgcctccgcccaCGCCCCCTGCAGGCTCGGCGGCCACCATGCTCCAGCCCGGCCCGCAACTCTACGACGTGATGGACGCGGTGCCCGCGCGGCGCTGGAAGGAGTTCGTGCGCACGCTGGGGCTGCGCGAGGCGGAGATCGAGGCAGTGGAGGTGGAGGTCGGCCGCTTCCGCGACCAGCAATACGAGATGCTCAAGCGCTGGCGCCAGCAGCAGCCCGCGGGCTTGGGCGCCGTCTACGCGGCTCTGGAGCGCATGGGCCTGGACGGCTGCGCCGAGGACCTGCGGAGTCGCTTGCAGCGGGGCCCGTGA
- the TNFRSF25 gene encoding tumor necrosis factor receptor superfamily member 25 isoform X3, with protein MECVVSRCLHGSPFRCRPCTDCGALHRHVRVPCSSRDTQCGTCLPGFYEYGNSCVSCPTSTLGSCPEPCVAVCGWRQMFWVQVLLAGLVVPLLLGATLTYTYRRCRPCKPRFPADKAGTEALTSLQATHVSPSDSAHTFLAPPSSSEKVCTVQLVGNSWTSGSPQTQEAPCPEVTWSWDQLPSRALGPPPPPPTPPAGSAATMLQPGPQLYDVMDAVPARRWKEFVRTLGLREAEIEAVEVEVGRFRDQQYEMLKRWRQQQPAGLGAVYAALERMGLDGCAEDLRSRLQRGP; from the exons ATGGAGTGCGTCGTCAGCCGGTGCCTCCACGGCTCTCCCTTCCGCTGCCGCCCGTGCACGGACTGCGGGGCCCTGCATCGCCACGTGCGGGTGCCCT GTTCCAGCAGAGACACCCAATGTGGGACCTGCCTGCCTGGCTTCTATGAATATGGGAACAGCTGTGTGTCCTGTCCCAC GAGCACCCTTGGGAGCTGTCCTGAGCCCTGTGTGGCTGTCTGTGGCTGGAGGCAGA TGTTCTGGGTCCAGGTGCTACTGGCAGGCCTGGTGGTCCCACTCCTGCTTGGTGCCACCCTGACCTACACGTATCGCCGCTGCCGGCCTTGCAAGCCCAGATTTCCTG CAGACAAAGCGGGGACAGAGGCCCTGACCTCCCTGCAG GCCACCCACGTCTCACCCTCCGACAGTGCCCACACCTTTCTGGCACCACCCAGCAGCAGTGAGAAGGTCTGCACCGTCCAGTTGGTAGGCAACAGCTGGACCTCTGGCTCTCCCCAGACCCAGGAGGCTCCCTGCCCGGAGGTGACTTGGTCCTGGGACCAGCTGCCCAGCAGAGCTCTTG gcccgccgccgcctccgcccaCGCCCCCTGCAGGCTCGGCGGCCACCATGCTCCAGCCCGGCCCGCAACTCTACGACGTGATGGACGCGGTGCCCGCGCGGCGCTGGAAGGAGTTCGTGCGCACGCTGGGGCTGCGCGAGGCGGAGATCGAGGCAGTGGAGGTGGAGGTCGGCCGCTTCCGCGACCAGCAATACGAGATGCTCAAGCGCTGGCGCCAGCAGCAGCCCGCGGGCTTGGGCGCCGTCTACGCGGCTCTGGAGCGCATGGGCCTGGACGGCTGCGCCGAGGACCTGCGGAGTCGCTTGCAGCGGGGCCCGTGA